One genomic region from Euzebya tangerina encodes:
- a CDS encoding haloalkane dehalogenase — MDLLRTPEDRFADLPDWPYAPHQASVGSGLTMAYVDEGPVDASPVLLLHGEPSWSYLYRFMIPPLLEAGHRVVAPDLIGFGRSDKPADRSAHTYADHVAWMTEFVVERLDLTDITLFCQDWGGLIGLRVLAENPDRFGRAMVANTGLPTGDQSMSEAFMAWQRFSQTVEEFPIGSMVQGATLRELSEAEVAAYDAPFPDESFKEGPRAMPALVPTSPDDPASAAQRAAWKSLMAFDKPVVVAFSDNDPITSGGEKVFHKLVPGTAGQDHFTPTGGHFLQEDAGPELAAALARLIRN; from the coding sequence ATGGATCTGCTCCGAACCCCTGAGGACCGTTTCGCCGATCTGCCCGACTGGCCGTACGCGCCCCACCAGGCGTCTGTTGGGAGCGGGCTGACGATGGCGTATGTGGACGAGGGTCCGGTGGACGCCTCGCCGGTCCTCCTGCTCCACGGCGAGCCGAGTTGGTCCTACCTGTACCGGTTCATGATCCCGCCGCTGCTCGAGGCGGGGCACCGTGTGGTGGCACCTGACCTGATCGGGTTCGGTCGCTCGGACAAGCCTGCCGACCGCTCAGCGCACACCTACGCGGACCACGTGGCCTGGATGACGGAGTTCGTCGTCGAGCGTCTCGACCTCACCGACATCACGCTGTTCTGCCAGGACTGGGGTGGCCTCATCGGCCTGCGCGTCCTGGCCGAGAACCCCGACCGGTTCGGTCGTGCCATGGTGGCCAACACCGGGCTGCCGACCGGAGACCAGTCGATGTCGGAGGCGTTCATGGCCTGGCAGCGGTTCAGCCAGACCGTCGAGGAGTTCCCGATCGGCTCGATGGTGCAGGGCGCGACGTTGCGGGAGTTGTCGGAGGCAGAGGTTGCCGCCTACGACGCGCCCTTCCCGGACGAGTCGTTCAAGGAGGGCCCGCGAGCTATGCCGGCGCTGGTCCCGACGTCGCCGGACGACCCGGCCTCGGCGGCCCAGCGGGCAGCCTGGAAGAGCCTGATGGCCTTCGACAAGCCGGTTGTGGTGGCCTTCAGCGACAACGACCCGATCACCAGCGGTGGGGAGAAGGTCTTCCACAAGCTGGTCCCGGGGACGGCTGGTCAGGACCACTTCACGCCGACCGGCGGCCACTTCCTCCAGGAGGATGCCGGCCCGGAGTTGGCTGCGGCGCTGGCACGGCTGATCAGGAACTAG
- a CDS encoding methylated-DNA--[protein]-cysteine S-methyltransferase: MYTTTHATPRGTLTAIVDDDEVVHAAGFTTPEVLADRMQIDPPPVRTGTPTAATIRRYLDGDLSALDELAIDQPGTAFQQQVWTALRAVPAGETATYSELAQRIGRPAAVRAVGTACGRNLVAPFVPCHRAVRTDGSLGGYLYGLDVKDWLLRHESGHH; encoded by the coding sequence ATGTACACCACCACCCATGCCACTCCCCGCGGGACTCTGACCGCCATCGTCGACGACGACGAAGTGGTCCACGCGGCCGGGTTCACCACACCTGAGGTGCTCGCCGACCGCATGCAGATCGACCCACCACCCGTCCGGACCGGGACCCCGACGGCAGCGACCATCCGGCGCTACCTGGACGGCGACCTGTCGGCGCTCGATGAGCTGGCCATCGACCAGCCCGGCACCGCGTTCCAGCAGCAGGTGTGGACCGCCCTCCGCGCCGTCCCCGCCGGCGAGACGGCCACCTACAGCGAGCTCGCCCAGCGGATCGGCCGACCAGCCGCCGTGCGTGCCGTCGGGACGGCGTGCGGTCGCAACCTCGTCGCTCCGTTCGTCCCCTGCCACCGTGCGGTCCGGACCGACGGATCGCTCGGTGGGTACCTGTACGGCCTCGACGTCAAGGATTGGTTGCTCCGACACGAGTCCGGGCACCACTGA
- the lon gene encoding endopeptidase La yields MADQSSSTTAPDPAADSPATLPLLPLPGGVVVPGMVVTIAIESSDARAAIDAAAESRDRVVLVPKVTDEDGKARFATVGTIASIEQHDRLRGGRRGILVRGLSRGLIGVGAAGAAGATLVEVTPVADRLTGDISGLEQDYRAVVDGILEHRGGQSVSAALQEISDPGQLADTAVYSPDLEAAQKVQILEALDVRERLELALGWARETLAELNVRSKIRDDVNESVENRQREFILREQMKAIQSELREISGTEDGEDGDSIAAYRARAERLPLPEAVRTFVGKEIDRLERVGEQSPEQSWIRTWLDRVFEMPWGTTSQDTLDLIAARTILDEDHTGLDEVKERLIEQLAVRKLRVERGLDDSSDATEMHEGQDGETILSTADLSTLSTADLSTAEPGPTDDRTDDGTDASPADTTTDTTAEATTDEATTDTASPGTPDADTPDADTPDNAPARTTSTRRGQGAILALVGPPGVGKTSLGESIARALNRSFVRVALGGVRDEAEIRGHRRTYVGAQPGRIVRAMTEAGTMNPVMLLDEIDKVGGDYRGDPRAALLEVLDPAQNHTFRDHYLEIDLDLSDVLFIATANVLETIPGPLLDRLEVVQLDGYTDAEKVAIARDHLIGRQLGGAGLSADEVQISDEILRKVVEGWTREAGVRQLERQLAKIARKAAVEIARGSQTPIQITDPADLLGRQRVFKEDAMARVDVPGVATGLAVTGVGGDVLFVETAQTGSSDGDGGLKLTGQLGDVMQESASIALSFLRSHADELADGGLVLDRDALTGGRFHVHFPAGGIPKDGPSAGVTMTTAFASLMTGQRVKKGVGMTGEVTLQGKVLPIGGVKQKVLAAHRAGLDTVLLPKRNEADLDEVPQEIRDELTIHLVDDVREVLELALADAA; encoded by the coding sequence ATGGCTGACCAGTCCAGCTCCACCACTGCTCCCGACCCCGCCGCCGACTCTCCCGCCACCCTGCCCCTCCTCCCCCTGCCGGGAGGTGTGGTCGTACCCGGCATGGTCGTCACCATCGCCATCGAGTCGAGCGACGCCCGGGCCGCCATCGACGCTGCCGCCGAGTCCCGCGACCGCGTCGTCCTGGTCCCCAAGGTAACCGACGAGGATGGCAAGGCGCGCTTCGCCACCGTCGGCACCATCGCCAGCATCGAGCAGCACGACCGCCTGCGCGGCGGTCGGCGCGGGATCCTCGTCAGGGGTCTCTCCCGCGGACTCATCGGCGTCGGTGCGGCCGGTGCCGCAGGGGCAACCCTCGTCGAGGTGACCCCCGTCGCCGACCGGCTCACCGGCGACATCTCAGGCCTCGAACAGGACTACCGCGCCGTGGTCGACGGCATCCTCGAGCACCGGGGCGGGCAGTCGGTCTCCGCCGCCCTGCAGGAGATCAGCGACCCCGGCCAGCTGGCCGACACAGCGGTGTACTCGCCCGACCTGGAGGCCGCCCAGAAGGTCCAGATCCTGGAGGCACTCGATGTCCGCGAGCGGCTGGAACTGGCCCTCGGCTGGGCCCGCGAGACGCTTGCCGAGCTGAACGTTCGCTCCAAGATCCGCGACGACGTCAACGAGTCCGTCGAGAACCGACAGCGCGAGTTCATCCTGCGTGAGCAGATGAAGGCGATCCAGTCCGAGCTCCGTGAGATCTCCGGCACCGAGGACGGTGAGGATGGCGACTCGATCGCCGCCTACCGCGCCAGGGCCGAGCGACTCCCGCTGCCCGAGGCGGTTCGCACCTTCGTCGGCAAGGAGATCGACCGACTGGAGCGGGTGGGTGAGCAATCGCCCGAGCAGTCGTGGATCCGGACCTGGCTGGACCGCGTCTTCGAGATGCCCTGGGGCACCACCTCACAGGACACCCTCGACCTGATCGCCGCCCGAACCATCCTGGACGAGGACCACACCGGCCTCGACGAGGTGAAGGAGCGGCTGATCGAGCAGCTCGCGGTGCGCAAGCTCCGTGTCGAGCGCGGCTTGGACGACTCGTCCGACGCGACCGAGATGCACGAGGGCCAGGACGGGGAGACCATCCTCTCGACGGCTGACCTCTCGACCCTCTCGACGGCCGATCTCTCGACAGCCGAGCCCGGCCCGACTGATGACCGCACCGACGACGGCACCGACGCATCACCAGCTGACACGACCACAGACACGACCGCGGAGGCCACAACAGACGAGGCCACAACAGACACGGCCAGCCCCGGAACCCCCGACGCCGACACGCCCGACGCCGACACGCCCGACAATGCACCCGCGCGAACCACGAGCACGCGTCGTGGACAGGGCGCCATCCTGGCCCTGGTCGGACCTCCGGGGGTCGGCAAGACCTCCCTCGGTGAGTCCATCGCCCGTGCCCTGAACCGCTCATTCGTCCGCGTGGCTCTCGGCGGCGTCCGTGACGAGGCCGAGATCCGTGGCCACCGACGTACCTACGTCGGCGCCCAGCCCGGTCGGATCGTCCGGGCCATGACCGAGGCCGGGACGATGAACCCCGTCATGCTGCTGGACGAGATCGACAAGGTGGGCGGCGACTACCGCGGCGACCCCAGGGCCGCGCTGCTCGAGGTGCTCGACCCGGCCCAGAACCACACGTTCCGGGACCACTACCTGGAGATCGACCTCGACCTCTCCGACGTCCTGTTCATCGCGACCGCCAACGTGCTGGAGACCATCCCCGGCCCGCTGCTGGACCGCTTGGAGGTCGTCCAGCTCGATGGGTACACCGATGCCGAGAAGGTCGCGATCGCACGCGACCACCTGATCGGGCGCCAGTTGGGCGGCGCCGGCCTGTCGGCCGACGAGGTCCAGATCAGCGACGAGATCCTCCGCAAGGTCGTGGAGGGGTGGACCCGCGAGGCAGGCGTCCGCCAGCTGGAGCGCCAGTTGGCCAAGATCGCCCGCAAGGCCGCTGTCGAGATCGCCCGCGGTAGCCAGACCCCCATCCAGATCACCGACCCCGCCGACCTCCTCGGCCGACAGCGCGTCTTCAAGGAGGACGCCATGGCCCGGGTCGACGTGCCCGGCGTGGCGACCGGGCTCGCGGTGACCGGTGTGGGTGGCGACGTCCTGTTCGTCGAGACGGCTCAGACCGGATCGAGCGACGGTGACGGAGGCCTCAAGCTGACCGGTCAGCTGGGCGACGTGATGCAGGAGTCCGCATCCATCGCACTGTCGTTCCTGCGCTCCCACGCCGACGAGCTGGCCGACGGAGGTCTGGTCCTCGACCGTGATGCGCTGACCGGCGGCCGGTTCCACGTCCACTTCCCTGCGGGTGGCATCCCCAAGGACGGCCCCTCTGCCGGGGTCACGATGACGACCGCCTTCGCCTCGCTGATGACCGGTCAGCGGGTCAAGAAGGGCGTCGGCATGACCGGTGAGGTCACGCTGCAGGGCAAGGTGCTGCCGATCGGCGGCGTGAAGCAGAAGGTGCTGGCCGCGCACCGAGCAGGCCTCGACACCGTGCTGCTGCCCAAGCGCAACGAGGCCGATCTGGATGAGGTGCCCCAGGAGATCCGCGACGAGCTGACGATCCACCTGGTCGACGACGTCCGCGAGGTGCTCGAACTGGCCCTGGCCGACGCCGCCTAG
- a CDS encoding maleylpyruvate isomerase family mycothiol-dependent enzyme, which translates to MKAVHRQRTILCDLLGSLSQEQWEAETLCDGWDAGDMVAHLLVRERQPWNSAGILVPALEKMHESAMAKKKEEGRTALTQQLRDGPPWPLARGPLGRIQVGEDYIHTEDIRRGGAATVSGEGAASLEPDDGTGDSETAGLLWEALKRFATMTLGGLKAEGVISLTDGSKTRNVAVGGRLATSTREMPPGAEVYTVTGPVGDLLLWVTGRSAANVETGGSLSLESALGRSRRV; encoded by the coding sequence ATGAAGGCAGTACACCGCCAGCGCACGATCCTCTGCGACCTGCTGGGGTCGCTCAGCCAAGAGCAGTGGGAGGCAGAGACGCTGTGCGACGGCTGGGATGCCGGTGACATGGTCGCTCATCTGCTCGTGCGAGAGCGGCAACCGTGGAACTCAGCCGGCATCCTCGTCCCAGCCCTGGAGAAGATGCACGAGTCGGCCATGGCCAAGAAGAAGGAGGAGGGCCGGACGGCGCTGACGCAGCAACTCCGCGACGGTCCGCCGTGGCCGCTGGCTCGCGGGCCGCTCGGCCGCATCCAGGTGGGCGAGGACTACATCCACACCGAGGACATTCGTCGGGGTGGCGCGGCGACCGTGTCCGGGGAGGGCGCGGCCTCCTTGGAGCCCGACGATGGCACGGGCGACAGCGAGACCGCGGGGCTCCTGTGGGAGGCTCTCAAGCGCTTCGCCACGATGACCCTCGGCGGGTTGAAGGCCGAGGGTGTGATCAGCCTGACGGACGGCTCGAAGACCAGGAACGTCGCCGTCGGGGGCCGGCTCGCCACCTCGACGCGCGAGATGCCCCCTGGCGCCGAGGTCTACACCGTCACCGGTCCCGTCGGGGACCTGCTGCTGTGGGTGACGGGCCGCTCGGCCGCCAACGTCGAGACGGGCGGGTCGCTGTCGCTGGAGTCCGCGCTGGGCCGAAGCCGACGCGTCTGA
- a CDS encoding alpha/beta fold hydrolase — MSRRSAVHSFVHDGYELAYEVYGDGPNVVVYMNGLLLDAGINRGIARRLAQVGNRVVLLDLLGHGRSDRPRRAAAHRIDFYARQSIGLLDHLGIERAVLGGVSLGAMAALSAGAQAPERIEALLLEMPVLETAAPFAALLFTPVLLGMTYGGPVARLGTGLMRALPRTGVDALDSFLDAGSMHPEEISSILHGTLMGALGPTEEERKAMDIPTLIIGHDGDPLHPGDDARRLSRQMPNATMVEAYSIAEMRLRPGRLVDEMIRFLDATWMAGSGVSRAG; from the coding sequence ATGAGCCGCAGGTCAGCAGTCCACTCCTTTGTTCATGACGGGTACGAGCTGGCCTATGAGGTGTACGGCGACGGGCCCAACGTCGTGGTCTACATGAACGGGCTGCTGCTGGATGCCGGCATCAACCGGGGGATCGCGCGACGGCTGGCGCAGGTGGGCAACCGAGTGGTCCTGCTCGACCTTCTGGGCCACGGACGGTCCGACCGGCCGCGTCGTGCGGCCGCCCATCGGATCGACTTCTACGCGAGGCAGTCCATCGGCCTGCTCGACCACCTCGGGATCGAACGCGCGGTTCTCGGGGGGGTGTCGCTTGGTGCCATGGCCGCGCTGTCGGCGGGCGCCCAGGCACCTGAACGGATCGAGGCCCTGCTGCTCGAGATGCCCGTCCTCGAGACGGCCGCACCGTTCGCGGCTCTGCTGTTCACCCCCGTCCTGCTGGGCATGACCTACGGTGGGCCGGTCGCGAGGCTGGGTACGGGGCTCATGCGGGCGCTTCCGCGTACGGGTGTGGACGCGCTGGACTCGTTCCTCGATGCCGGATCGATGCATCCGGAGGAGATCAGCTCCATCCTGCACGGCACGCTGATGGGGGCGCTCGGCCCCACCGAGGAGGAGCGCAAGGCGATGGACATCCCCACGCTGATCATCGGACACGATGGTGACCCGCTCCATCCGGGGGACGACGCACGGCGCCTGTCCCGCCAGATGCCCAACGCGACCATGGTTGAGGCGTACTCGATTGCTGAGATGCGCCTGCGTCCCGGACGACTCGTCGATGAGATGATCAGATTCCTCGATGCCACCTGGATGGCGGGGTCCGGCGTCTCGCGCGCGGGCTGA